In one Bradyrhizobium sp. 4 genomic region, the following are encoded:
- a CDS encoding YkgJ family cysteine cluster protein has product MDQATLQVVRAVEAGATTIKGVIDATGLSRLKIERALNALEKQRLLVRDSQGFRAAGRTAPPPTRQCGSCNACCDILEVAGVDKPVNQLCKHWQTGTGCTIYERRPQMCRSFVCAWLQGHLDEDWFPAKSGIIVHFSQDAVNVTVDDHCPDRWREEPYLSKLAEWSLNGIKRIGNRGYATLVVSGADRFLLLGRTVVPEPTLFGTAFLPLTADTFRFWRAKSPEHLQRLHERIAEIERIRQEFGSCAIPSNEDDDPQAPYRPALLRLSRHA; this is encoded by the coding sequence ATGGATCAGGCGACGTTGCAGGTCGTTCGCGCCGTGGAAGCCGGCGCAACGACGATAAAGGGCGTCATTGACGCGACCGGCTTGTCCCGCCTCAAGATCGAGCGCGCATTGAACGCACTCGAGAAACAGCGGCTGCTCGTTCGCGATAGCCAGGGGTTCAGGGCAGCCGGTCGAACTGCGCCGCCGCCCACCCGGCAATGCGGCTCGTGCAATGCCTGCTGCGACATCCTCGAAGTGGCCGGCGTCGACAAGCCGGTAAACCAGCTGTGCAAGCATTGGCAGACAGGCACCGGGTGCACCATCTACGAGCGCCGTCCCCAGATGTGCCGTTCATTCGTCTGCGCCTGGCTGCAAGGCCATCTCGACGAGGACTGGTTTCCGGCGAAGTCGGGCATCATCGTGCATTTCAGCCAGGACGCCGTGAACGTGACGGTCGATGACCATTGCCCCGACCGCTGGCGCGAGGAGCCCTATTTGAGCAAGCTCGCCGAATGGTCGCTGAACGGCATCAAGCGAATCGGAAATCGCGGCTACGCGACGCTCGTCGTCTCCGGCGCCGACCGGTTCCTGCTGCTCGGGCGCACCGTCGTTCCCGAGCCGACGCTGTTCGGCACCGCGTTCCTGCCGCTCACCGCCGACACCTTCCGATTCTGGCGGGCGAAATCCCCGGAGCATTTGCAGCGGCTGCACGAGCGCATCGCCGAAATCGAGCGGATCAGGCAGGAATTCGGCTCCTGCGCCATTCCCTCGAATGAGGACGACGATCCACAAGCCCCCTATCGGCCCGCACTTCTACGTTTGTCGCGTCACGCCTGA
- a CDS encoding ATP-binding protein: protein MTVAIEMGQTTAGAAAAMDLEELLATRLLVQGNSGSGKSHLLRRLLEQSAPWVQQAIIDPEGDFVSLAEHFGHLVIEAEDHTERGLQVAGERARLHRVSTVLNLEGLDAENQMRRAAAFLGGLFDVGRDYWYPMLVVVDEAQLFAPAVAGEVSDEARKLSLGAMTNLMCRGRKRGLAGIIATQRLAKLAKNVAAEASNFLMGRTFLDIDMARAADLLGMERRQAESFRDLERGQFMALGPALSRRPLRLNIGATETQPRNSTPRLMPMPEAALENMRAVILAAPPPDASRPQRRPAPDLLEQLRAAKAAAPEIGPDMIEVPVSAEELAERRERVDRTLRAVLAAPDAGFRAVGVLYQEFVVRCRIEGLGSAVPDLTEFRRMLTRARAGLGAEHAEDDAWQDVSLRASILPEDMQGVFMMIARAAKEGWPCPGDAAIARAYGSHSLRRAQRLLGYMEEQGLIVCQLDGAGRRFVTLVELAWATAPGDPNADDLPAEQVASAASA, encoded by the coding sequence ATGACGGTTGCGATCGAGATGGGGCAGACCACGGCGGGCGCCGCGGCGGCCATGGACCTCGAGGAACTGCTGGCGACCCGCCTCCTGGTGCAGGGCAATTCGGGCTCCGGAAAATCACATCTGCTGCGGCGGTTGCTGGAGCAGAGCGCGCCCTGGGTGCAGCAGGCCATCATCGATCCCGAAGGCGATTTCGTCTCGCTGGCGGAACATTTCGGCCATCTCGTGATCGAGGCCGAGGATCACACCGAACGCGGCCTTCAGGTTGCCGGCGAGCGCGCGCGGCTGCATCGCGTCTCCACCGTGCTCAATCTCGAAGGGCTCGACGCCGAGAACCAGATGCGCCGCGCCGCGGCCTTCCTTGGCGGACTCTTCGACGTCGGGCGCGACTATTGGTACCCGATGCTGGTGGTGGTCGACGAGGCGCAGCTGTTTGCGCCTGCGGTCGCGGGCGAAGTCTCTGACGAAGCGCGGAAGCTTTCGCTCGGCGCGATGACCAATCTGATGTGCCGCGGCCGCAAGCGCGGGCTTGCCGGGATCATCGCGACCCAGCGGCTGGCGAAGCTCGCCAAGAACGTCGCGGCCGAAGCGTCGAACTTCCTGATGGGCCGCACCTTCCTCGACATCGACATGGCGCGCGCCGCCGACCTGCTCGGCATGGAGCGGCGGCAGGCCGAATCCTTTCGCGATCTCGAACGCGGACAATTCATGGCGCTCGGCCCCGCGCTGTCGCGACGCCCCCTGCGTTTGAACATCGGCGCGACCGAAACCCAGCCGCGCAATTCCACGCCGCGGCTGATGCCGATGCCCGAAGCCGCACTCGAGAATATGCGCGCCGTGATCCTGGCCGCGCCGCCCCCCGATGCCAGCCGACCGCAGCGCCGGCCCGCGCCCGATCTGCTCGAGCAGCTCCGCGCCGCGAAGGCTGCGGCACCGGAGATCGGCCCCGACATGATCGAGGTCCCGGTCAGTGCCGAGGAGCTCGCCGAGCGGCGCGAGCGCGTGGATCGGACCCTTCGTGCCGTACTCGCCGCACCCGATGCCGGTTTCCGCGCGGTCGGCGTGCTCTACCAGGAGTTCGTGGTCCGCTGCCGCATCGAGGGCCTCGGCTCGGCGGTGCCCGACCTCACCGAATTCCGCCGCATGCTGACACGCGCACGCGCCGGGCTCGGCGCCGAGCATGCCGAGGACGACGCCTGGCAGGATGTGTCGCTCCGCGCCTCGATCCTTCCCGAGGACATGCAGGGCGTGTTCATGATGATCGCGCGCGCGGCGAAAGAAGGCTGGCCGTGTCCAGGTGACGCCGCGATCGCCCGCGCCTACGGCTCGCATTCGCTGCGCCGGGCGCAGCGCCTGCTCGGCTACATGGAAGAGCAGGGCCTGATCGTCTGCCAGCTCGACGGCGCCGGCCGCAGGTTCGTGACGCTGGTGGAACTGGCCTGGGCCACCGCGCCGGGCGATCCCAATGCCGACGATCTACCGGCGGAGCAGGTCGCGAGCGCGGCGTCGGCTTGA
- a CDS encoding 2-dehydropantoate 2-reductase, whose product MARNILILGASYGSLLGTKLLMAGHNVTLVCRAKTAELINREGTEVRIKLRDEAVHRAIFSRDLPGKLDAVTPANVELSRYDMVGLAMQEPQYTNHTVRVLMVRIAAAKLPCLSIMNMPPLPYLKRIPSLADMDLEEAYTNAQVWERFEPGLVTLCSPDPQAFRPPEEAANVLHVGLPTNFKASVFADEKHNKVLRELEADIDAVTLDGHDVPVKLKVFDSLFVPLAKWSMLLTGNYRCITPHEPQSIRDAVHGDLARSQTIYEHVDAIARRLGADPQDQVPFAKYAKAAESLLKPSSAARAVAGGAPFIERVDLLVKLISHQLGAPNAEIDRTVETVDLKLNEKIVQGGSGAL is encoded by the coding sequence ATGGCGCGTAACATCCTGATTCTCGGGGCTTCCTACGGCTCCCTGCTGGGCACGAAGCTGCTGATGGCGGGACACAACGTGACCTTGGTCTGCCGCGCCAAGACCGCGGAGCTGATCAACCGCGAGGGGACCGAGGTGCGCATCAAGTTGCGTGACGAGGCGGTTCACCGCGCCATCTTCTCGCGCGACCTGCCCGGCAAGCTCGACGCCGTGACACCCGCCAATGTGGAGTTGTCGCGCTACGACATGGTCGGCCTTGCGATGCAGGAGCCGCAATACACCAACCACACGGTGCGCGTTCTCATGGTCAGGATCGCCGCGGCGAAGCTGCCGTGCCTGTCGATCATGAACATGCCGCCGCTGCCCTATCTGAAACGGATTCCCTCGCTCGCAGACATGGATCTCGAGGAGGCCTACACCAACGCGCAGGTGTGGGAGCGCTTCGAGCCGGGGCTCGTAACCCTGTGCTCGCCCGACCCGCAGGCGTTCCGTCCGCCGGAAGAGGCTGCGAACGTGCTTCACGTCGGTCTGCCCACAAATTTCAAAGCATCCGTGTTCGCCGACGAGAAGCACAACAAGGTGCTGCGCGAGCTCGAAGCCGACATCGATGCGGTGACCCTCGACGGCCACGACGTGCCGGTGAAGCTGAAAGTGTTCGATTCTCTGTTCGTGCCGCTGGCGAAATGGTCGATGCTGCTGACCGGCAACTACCGCTGCATCACGCCACACGAGCCGCAGTCGATCCGCGACGCCGTGCACGGTGATCTCGCGCGCTCGCAGACGATCTACGAGCATGTCGACGCCATCGCCCGGCGTCTGGGCGCCGATCCGCAGGATCAGGTGCCGTTCGCGAAATATGCCAAGGCCGCCGAGAGCCTGCTGAAGCCGTCATCGGCCGCACGCGCGGTGGCCGGCGGCGCGCCCTTCATCGAGCGCGTCGATCTGCTGGTCAAGCTGATCTCGCATCAGCTCGGCGCGCCCAATGCAGAGATCGACCGCACGGTCGAGACCGTGGACCTGAAGCTCAACGAGAAGATCGTGCAGGGCGGATCGGGCGCGCTGTAA